One Halovivax ruber XH-70 genomic region harbors:
- a CDS encoding phosphocholine cytidylyltransferase family protein, protein MSETETGDDHAVVLAAGMGRRLQPLTDDTPKALLEVDGQPILGHILDRFTAANYERVTIVTGHEAAQIRAYCEETNGLDVECVHSDAYRETNNSYSLWLARDRIREGFTLVNGDTLFPADCLERLRDVDDSVLVVDAKDSLNGEEMKVAIEDGRVTAVGKDLPDADGEYIGLCKFGPEDADALVRQLDDLVETGRTDEWYEAAFDRLVADRPLGVVTVRDRWIEIDDREDLRAGRQLWGEA, encoded by the coding sequence ATGAGCGAGACCGAGACCGGCGACGACCACGCAGTCGTCCTCGCCGCGGGGATGGGCCGGCGGTTGCAGCCGCTGACCGACGACACACCCAAGGCCCTCCTCGAGGTCGACGGGCAGCCAATCCTGGGTCACATTCTCGATCGATTCACGGCCGCGAACTACGAGCGAGTCACGATCGTCACCGGCCACGAGGCCGCGCAGATCCGGGCGTATTGCGAGGAGACGAACGGCCTCGACGTCGAGTGCGTCCACAGCGACGCCTACCGCGAGACCAACAACAGCTACTCGCTGTGGCTGGCTCGCGACCGCATTCGAGAGGGATTCACGCTCGTCAACGGCGATACGCTGTTTCCTGCAGACTGCCTCGAGCGACTCCGCGACGTAGACGACTCGGTACTGGTCGTCGATGCGAAAGATTCGCTGAACGGCGAAGAGATGAAGGTCGCGATCGAAGACGGGCGCGTCACCGCCGTGGGAAAGGATCTCCCCGACGCAGACGGCGAGTACATCGGCCTCTGCAAGTTCGGGCCCGAAGACGCCGACGCACTGGTTCGCCAGCTGGACGACCTCGTCGAGACCGGCCGAACCGACGAGTGGTACGAGGCCGCCTTCGATCGCCTGGTCGCCGACCGACCGCTCGGCGTCGTCACCGTCCGGGACCGCTGGATCGAGATCGACGACCGGGAGGATCTACGTGCCGGCCGCCAGCTCTGGGGGGAGGCCTGA
- the aglG gene encoding glucosyl-dolichyl phosphate glucuronosyltransferase: MDVSVVVCTYSLDRYADFRECVESIRSQTYDPIEVVLVVDGNERTFDRLRDEFGGLEETILHCNETNLGVSASRTEGARLASGDIVAFIDDDAVADPEWVETLVETYEATDALAVGGRMTGRWLAGRPWYLPEEFDWIVGVTHRGFAEAGEEVRNTFESNISFTRDVFLELGGFNPELGPDAESYGHGEGAEIGLRLQRRFDRGIVYEPDAVVEHKVFEHRTALRWILARAFEQGRSKRMLAAEGESTATEVGFLRELFFQHVPRRVSELFRSPSLSTFGETLMLFVLTAAVGLGYGLPAPSFGWR, encoded by the coding sequence ATGGATGTCTCGGTCGTCGTCTGTACGTACTCGCTCGATCGGTACGCGGATTTTCGCGAGTGCGTCGAGAGTATTCGTTCGCAGACGTACGATCCGATCGAGGTCGTCCTCGTTGTCGACGGGAACGAGCGAACGTTCGATCGCCTCCGGGACGAGTTCGGTGGTCTGGAGGAAACGATCCTGCACTGTAACGAGACGAATCTCGGGGTGTCCGCCAGTCGGACCGAGGGTGCCAGGCTGGCTTCGGGTGATATCGTCGCGTTCATCGACGACGACGCGGTCGCCGATCCCGAGTGGGTCGAGACGCTCGTCGAAACGTACGAGGCGACCGACGCCCTCGCCGTCGGCGGTCGGATGACGGGTCGGTGGCTCGCCGGCCGGCCGTGGTACCTCCCCGAGGAATTCGACTGGATCGTCGGGGTTACCCACCGCGGCTTTGCCGAGGCTGGTGAGGAGGTTCGCAACACGTTCGAGTCGAACATCTCGTTTACCCGTGACGTCTTTCTCGAACTCGGAGGATTCAATCCGGAACTGGGTCCGGACGCAGAGTCCTATGGCCACGGTGAGGGTGCCGAAATCGGGCTCCGACTGCAACGGCGGTTCGATCGGGGAATCGTCTACGAGCCGGATGCCGTCGTCGAGCACAAGGTGTTCGAGCACCGGACGGCGTTGCGATGGATCCTCGCACGCGCCTTCGAACAGGGGCGGTCGAAACGGATGTTGGCAGCCGAAGGGGAATCGACGGCGACGGAAGTGGGATTTCTCCGTGAGCTGTTCTTCCAGCACGTCCCACGAAGAGTCTCGGAGCTGTTTCGATCGCCCTCGCTCTCGACGTTCGGTGAAACGCTTATGCTCTTCGTCCTCACCGCCGCCGTTGGGCTGGGATACGGATTACCGGCCCCGTCGTTCGGGTGGCGGTAG
- the wecB gene encoding non-hydrolyzing UDP-N-acetylglucosamine 2-epimerase — MKVLTVVGARPQFIKAFVVSRALKPEHEEVLVHTGQHYDEELSDVFFDELGMDEPAYNLGVGSGSHGQQTGEMTAELESVMIQESPDVVLLYGDTNSTLAGAIAASKLDVRVAHVEAGLRSHNRDMPEETNRILTDHASDVLFAPSESAVDQLESEGITDSVYNVGDVMYDSLLWARDRARDMSDVLSRLDLIEGKYVLSTVHRAGNTDDPGRLESIVRGLAAAPYPVVLPAHPRTVDRLKAHSLWELATSELQVVDPVGYLDFVRLMDGSVQIATDSGGIQKEAFYLDTPCVTLRDDTEWTETVEAGWNVLVGADQSLIAETLQTPDSPESKPNPYGDGEAGTHIVDVLETLIVDNRAQV; from the coding sequence ATGAAAGTGCTTACCGTCGTCGGGGCACGCCCACAGTTCATCAAGGCCTTCGTGGTTTCACGTGCTCTCAAGCCCGAGCACGAGGAAGTGCTTGTACATACAGGACAACACTACGACGAAGAACTTTCAGATGTCTTTTTCGACGAACTGGGAATGGACGAGCCGGCGTACAACCTCGGAGTTGGATCCGGATCACACGGCCAACAGACGGGAGAGATGACGGCCGAACTCGAATCAGTGATGATACAAGAGTCACCTGACGTGGTTTTGCTCTACGGCGATACGAATTCGACACTGGCCGGTGCGATCGCCGCATCCAAACTCGACGTCCGGGTGGCCCACGTCGAGGCAGGACTCCGGAGTCACAATCGGGATATGCCGGAGGAAACGAATCGAATTCTGACGGACCACGCATCTGATGTGCTCTTTGCACCGAGCGAATCTGCCGTCGATCAGCTCGAGTCAGAAGGAATCACTGACTCGGTCTACAATGTGGGTGACGTCATGTACGATTCACTCCTGTGGGCACGTGATCGGGCTCGTGACATGTCTGACGTCCTCTCGCGACTCGACCTTATCGAGGGCAAATACGTACTCAGTACTGTCCACCGGGCTGGGAACACCGACGACCCTGGTCGGTTAGAATCGATCGTTCGCGGACTCGCGGCGGCCCCATATCCGGTCGTTTTGCCGGCCCACCCTCGGACAGTGGATCGACTGAAAGCACACAGTCTCTGGGAGTTAGCAACGAGTGAGTTACAGGTCGTAGATCCCGTTGGCTACCTCGACTTCGTTCGCCTCATGGACGGATCTGTACAGATTGCAACCGACTCGGGAGGCATTCAAAAAGAGGCCTTCTATCTGGATACGCCCTGTGTCACACTCCGTGACGATACGGAATGGACCGAAACGGTGGAAGCTGGTTGGAACGTTCTCGTCGGGGCGGATCAATCGCTCATTGCTGAAACGCTTCAGACACCTGATTCACCAGAATCGAAGCCAAATCCATACGGAGATGGGGAAGCGGGTACACATATCGTCGATGTCCTGGAGACGTTGATCGTCGATAATAGAGCTCAGGTCTAA
- a CDS encoding acyltransferase: MVRTEQGDNCHVDADVTLGYEYDDNTGATTLGDDVVVRAGSIVYGDVALGDGVQTGHDVLIREQTTVGAETIVGTKTVIDGRSSIGSNVSLQTGVYVPSETSIGDNVFVGPRAVLTNDPYPVRKDVSLEGPTLESSVSVGANATILPGVTIGERSFVAAGAVVTEDVPPDTLAIGAPAQFESLPEQLVGTNNLV, translated from the coding sequence ATGGTAAGGACTGAACAAGGCGACAATTGTCACGTAGACGCTGACGTTACTCTGGGTTACGAATACGACGACAACACTGGTGCGACAACACTTGGTGATGACGTCGTTGTCCGTGCTGGAAGTATCGTCTACGGTGACGTCGCGCTCGGAGACGGCGTTCAGACCGGTCACGATGTTCTGATTCGTGAGCAAACGACGGTGGGTGCGGAAACTATCGTTGGAACGAAAACAGTCATCGATGGGCGATCTTCGATCGGGTCGAATGTGAGTCTTCAAACTGGTGTCTACGTTCCGTCGGAGACGTCGATTGGGGATAATGTCTTCGTCGGGCCTCGGGCGGTTTTGACGAATGACCCTTATCCCGTTAGGAAGGATGTCTCCCTCGAAGGCCCGACTTTGGAATCATCTGTCTCCGTCGGAGCGAACGCAACAATTCTGCCTGGCGTAACAATCGGTGAACGATCGTTCGTGGCAGCAGGTGCGGTCGTGACGGAAGATGTTCCACCGGACACCCTGGCGATCGGGGCCCCTGCCCAGTTCGAATCGCTCCCAGAACAACTCGTCGGAACGAACAATTTAGTATGA
- a CDS encoding CDP-glycerol glycerophosphotransferase family protein, with amino-acid sequence MVLQRLARSALSLAAHRLAHAVPRDDSLWAFGCRGGEGFEGNAKYLFLHVATRKDVRAVWLSKNEETVRELRKYGFDAHQVGTRQGTNTLLRAGTVFITGSLTGVPLWPTGGARVIQLWHGVPLKRIGADAPRFADRSLVDRLATLYTYRQFDAITVTAARLQSYVADAFRTDADCPVTGYPRNDALFRQIPGERICQPADVHDEVAELDAAWTYAYVPTYRENGRSPAGHIDFAALDAFLAERDAAMLMKFHPFDEPALDPDAFDRIHVLPPEFDLYPALRHVDTLVTGYSSIYVDYLLTDRPVAFYAFDRDRYADESGFYLDYDDVTPGPVAATFDELLDALDSLRTNPDADADERERIRNLVFDHADGHAAERVRRYATEPSQTRVERIETPVGHSPR; translated from the coding sequence GTGGTCCTCCAGCGACTCGCCCGGAGTGCGCTGTCGCTGGCGGCCCACCGGCTCGCACATGCCGTCCCGCGCGACGACTCGCTGTGGGCATTCGGCTGTCGCGGCGGTGAGGGATTCGAGGGGAACGCCAAGTACCTCTTCTTGCACGTCGCGACCCGGAAAGACGTTCGGGCGGTCTGGCTCTCGAAGAACGAGGAGACCGTCCGCGAACTGCGCAAATACGGATTCGATGCCCACCAGGTCGGTACTCGCCAGGGGACGAACACCCTCCTTCGCGCGGGGACCGTCTTCATCACCGGGAGCCTGACGGGCGTTCCCCTGTGGCCGACCGGCGGCGCGCGAGTGATCCAGCTCTGGCACGGCGTCCCGCTGAAACGGATCGGTGCCGACGCGCCGCGGTTCGCCGACCGCTCGCTCGTCGATCGACTCGCGACGCTGTACACGTACCGACAGTTCGACGCTATCACCGTCACGGCCGCCCGATTGCAATCGTACGTCGCGGACGCCTTTCGGACGGACGCCGACTGTCCCGTGACGGGTTACCCGCGGAACGACGCACTCTTCCGCCAAATTCCGGGCGAGCGAATCTGCCAGCCCGCCGACGTCCACGACGAGGTCGCCGAACTGGACGCCGCGTGGACGTACGCCTACGTCCCGACGTACCGCGAGAACGGACGGTCGCCCGCCGGCCACATCGACTTCGCGGCCCTGGACGCGTTCCTCGCCGAACGCGATGCGGCAATGCTGATGAAGTTCCACCCGTTCGACGAGCCAGCCCTCGACCCGGATGCATTCGACCGCATCCACGTCCTCCCGCCCGAATTCGACCTCTATCCCGCGCTCCGACACGTCGACACACTGGTGACGGGCTACTCGTCGATCTACGTCGACTACCTGCTCACTGATCGCCCGGTCGCCTTCTACGCCTTCGATCGCGACAGGTACGCCGACGAGAGCGGCTTTTACCTCGATTACGACGACGTCACGCCCGGCCCCGTGGCGGCGACGTTCGACGAACTACTCGACGCGCTCGACTCACTCCGAACGAACCCGGACGCGGACGCCGACGAGCGCGAGCGGATCCGCAATCTCGTGTTCGACCACGCCGACGGTCACGCCGCAGAACGCGTCCGAAGGTACGCCACAGAACCCAGCCAAACGCGCGTCGAACGCATCGAGACACCGGTGGGTCACTCGCCGAGGTAA
- a CDS encoding DegT/DnrJ/EryC1/StrS family aminotransferase has protein sequence MIPIANPDVGREELDLVESVFESGMLADGPEVRRFETEFAELCDSTHAVATSNGTTALHTAMVALGLGPGDTVLTTPFSFVASANAIRLAGATPIFADIDPETYTLDPDSVRSVLADRDVDAILAVHLYGLPAKIDELATIADEHDITLIEDAAQAHGASYNGRPVGTFGDAACFSFYPTKNMTTGEGGIIVTDLEEVAEQAATFINHGRSDTYAHDQLGHNFRMTSVAAAIGRAQLEKLAEFTDRRRQNAAELTEALSDSAVVTPVEPSGTKHVYHQYTIRYEDRDGLQDHLDDVGVGTGVYYPTCIHNQPVYDAVTHSAPVAEKAASEVLSLPVHPGLSADDLSTISDAVLDYVRGDC, from the coding sequence ATGATACCGATCGCAAATCCGGATGTCGGACGCGAGGAACTGGACCTGGTAGAATCAGTCTTCGAAAGCGGGATGCTCGCCGACGGTCCTGAGGTACGCCGCTTCGAAACTGAATTTGCAGAACTCTGTGACTCGACGCATGCGGTTGCCACCTCGAATGGGACGACTGCACTACACACGGCGATGGTTGCGCTTGGCCTCGGTCCTGGTGACACTGTTCTTACGACTCCGTTCTCTTTCGTAGCAAGCGCGAATGCGATTCGGCTCGCTGGTGCCACACCGATCTTTGCAGATATCGATCCGGAGACCTATACGTTGGATCCCGATTCCGTCCGGTCAGTACTCGCAGATCGCGATGTCGACGCCATTCTTGCCGTTCACCTCTATGGTCTCCCGGCAAAAATCGACGAACTCGCTACTATCGCGGACGAACACGATATCACCTTGATCGAGGATGCTGCGCAGGCTCATGGTGCCTCGTACAATGGCCGTCCGGTTGGTACATTTGGTGATGCCGCGTGTTTCTCTTTCTACCCGACGAAAAATATGACGACCGGAGAAGGCGGAATTATCGTTACGGACCTCGAAGAGGTCGCCGAACAGGCTGCTACCTTCATCAACCACGGACGTTCTGACACGTATGCCCACGATCAACTCGGCCATAACTTCCGTATGACGAGTGTTGCGGCGGCGATCGGTCGAGCCCAACTCGAAAAGCTGGCTGAGTTTACGGACCGTCGTCGACAGAACGCGGCGGAGTTGACGGAAGCGCTTTCAGACTCTGCTGTGGTTACGCCGGTTGAACCCTCCGGAACGAAGCACGTCTACCATCAGTATACGATTCGGTACGAAGACAGGGACGGGTTGCAGGATCATTTAGACGACGTGGGTGTTGGAACCGGAGTATACTATCCGACCTGTATCCACAACCAGCCAGTATACGATGCAGTTACTCACTCTGCGCCAGTTGCAGAAAAAGCTGCATCGGAGGTTCTTTCGTTGCCAGTTCATCCAGGTCTCTCTGCCGATGATCTATCGACCATTAGCGATGCCGTCTTGGACTATGTGCGAGGTGATTGTTGA
- a CDS encoding Gfo/Idh/MocA family protein produces the protein MTVRTGVIGVGSMGRHHARIYDQMLNVELIGVTDVDTEAAKEVADQRDTAVFDRGELLDRVDAVSIAVPTPFHYEIARECIDAGVDVLVEKPFVAEPERGELLVERAAANDVLLQVGHVERFNPAVVALREVIQDLDVISLDARRLGPTPDRQIDDSVVMDLMIHDLDIVNSIVGGEPGDVSVAGSRAGKHATTTITFPDETIATLTASRVTQEKIRQLTITAEECYVKVDYLDQSIDIHRQSVPEYVVTNGDVRFRHESIVERPVVDNTEPLKNELSSFTDAVRTRSQPVVTGEDGLRAVFLARNVDERAFPDRYA, from the coding sequence ATGACGGTCCGAACGGGTGTCATCGGTGTTGGGAGCATGGGTCGCCACCATGCACGCATCTACGACCAAATGCTGAATGTCGAATTAATCGGTGTTACAGATGTCGATACCGAGGCGGCCAAGGAGGTTGCTGACCAGCGTGATACGGCTGTTTTCGACCGGGGCGAGTTACTCGATCGGGTTGACGCTGTCTCGATTGCGGTCCCGACGCCTTTTCATTACGAGATTGCGCGTGAGTGTATCGACGCTGGTGTCGATGTACTTGTCGAAAAACCATTCGTGGCGGAGCCAGAACGAGGAGAATTACTGGTTGAGCGTGCTGCGGCCAATGACGTCCTCCTTCAGGTCGGCCACGTAGAGCGATTCAACCCCGCCGTCGTCGCTCTCCGCGAGGTTATACAGGATCTTGACGTTATTTCGCTCGACGCTCGACGGCTCGGTCCGACTCCTGACCGTCAGATTGACGATTCGGTTGTCATGGATCTCATGATTCACGATCTTGACATCGTGAACTCGATCGTTGGAGGGGAACCCGGTGACGTATCTGTTGCGGGATCTCGGGCGGGCAAGCACGCGACGACAACGATCACATTTCCTGACGAAACGATCGCTACTCTTACAGCCAGTCGCGTCACCCAGGAGAAAATCCGCCAGCTCACGATTACCGCCGAGGAGTGCTACGTGAAGGTAGATTACCTCGATCAAAGTATCGATATTCACCGCCAGTCCGTTCCGGAGTACGTCGTTACGAATGGGGATGTTAGGTTCCGTCATGAGAGCATCGTGGAACGGCCAGTTGTCGACAACACTGAACCATTGAAAAACGAACTCTCCTCGTTTACCGATGCGGTTCGAACTCGATCCCAACCAGTCGTCACTGGAGAAGACGGATTACGAGCGGTATTCCTCGCACGAAACGTAGATGAACGAGCGTTCCCAGACCGTTATGCATGA
- a CDS encoding nucleotide sugar dehydrogenase, with amino-acid sequence MKLYDISRPFEDRVEAFRSGSVPVAVYGLGKMGLPLAAVYADTCHNVIGADVDESVVETINEGRSHVKREPGLSDLVSAVVTDGSLRATSDPQSAAADATVHVVIVPTLVDAQNEPDLSVLQSVARDIASGLEAGDIVILESTVPPRTCADVLEPLLVEASGLDAQEFGLAFCPERTASGRALEDIRGAYQKIVGGIDRESTDLARMIYEEINDAGVIAVSDTTTAEAVKVFEGVYRDVNIALANELGTFADDLDIDVTEAIEAANTLPYCNLHTPGAGVGGHCIPYYPHFMIGQFESSSPLMETARSVNDSMPAFTVDKLLKGLNEQGTTLSDATVVVLGLTYRAGVEEIRHAPSLPIVDRLVDQCASVYVVDPILEDFSAFDGSKPISRDEIYDVDPDAAVLVTAHEEFDGIDWEQFQDQLVVVDGRQALDIDGTDHWVYTIGAGWIEQE; translated from the coding sequence ATGAAACTGTATGATATCTCCCGGCCCTTTGAGGATCGAGTCGAGGCGTTCCGTAGCGGCAGTGTACCAGTTGCCGTGTACGGTCTTGGAAAGATGGGGCTTCCGCTTGCTGCAGTGTATGCGGACACCTGTCACAACGTGATTGGAGCAGATGTGGATGAGTCGGTCGTTGAAACGATCAACGAAGGAAGATCTCATGTCAAACGCGAGCCTGGACTCTCCGACCTCGTTTCTGCGGTAGTCACGGACGGTTCGCTACGAGCGACGTCTGATCCCCAATCTGCAGCGGCAGACGCCACCGTCCACGTCGTTATTGTTCCGACGCTGGTCGACGCACAGAACGAGCCAGATCTTTCTGTACTCCAATCAGTTGCAAGAGATATAGCAAGTGGATTAGAAGCCGGGGATATTGTAATCCTTGAGTCGACGGTTCCACCGCGCACATGTGCTGACGTTCTTGAACCGTTGCTCGTCGAGGCAAGTGGACTCGACGCACAGGAGTTCGGCCTTGCGTTCTGCCCGGAACGGACGGCAAGCGGGCGAGCACTCGAAGACATCCGGGGTGCCTATCAGAAAATAGTTGGAGGTATCGACCGAGAAAGTACTGACTTGGCTCGAATGATTTACGAGGAAATAAACGACGCGGGGGTTATCGCTGTTTCCGACACGACGACTGCAGAAGCGGTCAAAGTCTTCGAAGGAGTCTACCGGGACGTCAATATTGCACTGGCTAACGAACTGGGGACCTTCGCCGATGATCTCGACATCGACGTAACAGAGGCGATCGAGGCGGCTAACACGTTGCCATACTGTAATCTACACACTCCCGGGGCCGGTGTGGGCGGTCACTGCATCCCGTACTATCCACACTTCATGATCGGACAGTTCGAATCGTCCTCGCCGCTGATGGAGACGGCCCGTTCGGTAAACGACAGTATGCCCGCCTTCACCGTTGACAAACTCCTTAAGGGCCTCAACGAACAGGGGACGACCCTATCGGATGCGACGGTCGTCGTCCTCGGTCTCACGTACCGCGCAGGCGTAGAGGAGATTCGCCACGCCCCCTCGCTTCCGATCGTCGATCGACTGGTAGATCAATGTGCGTCCGTCTACGTCGTCGATCCAATACTGGAAGACTTTTCGGCCTTTGATGGCTCGAAGCCAATCTCTCGGGACGAGATCTACGATGTCGATCCTGATGCTGCCGTTCTCGTCACTGCCCACGAAGAGTTCGATGGAATCGACTGGGAACAGTTCCAAGATCAGCTCGTCGTCGTCGATGGTCGTCAGGCCCTGGATATCGATGGGACGGATCACTGGGTCTATACTATCGGAGCCGGTTGGATAGAACAAGAATGA
- a CDS encoding sulfatase-like hydrolase/transferase, protein MTFDDWVGSTRRRARTDGVRPALREAAAELYWGGLRRLDRLWTVAPTVYERDWAVLIVLDGCRYDLMAEIADEYAFLDAPGRIASPASQSREWIAQTFTADHRAAMAGTAYVSANPYTDALSPADFLLLDEVWRSVWDDELGTVPARPVTDRAIDAARRHDPDRLLVHYMQPHFPSVPDPAIESPYRRGDPGWQPGHVWSQLEAGAVTRERVWRAYRENLRYVLDEVALLLENVDGTRVAITADHGNAVGEWGAYGHPPRMPLPSLHLVPWYETMAIDRGTHEPAQYTDRETDLAVTEKLRELGYLGE, encoded by the coding sequence ATGACGTTCGACGACTGGGTCGGGAGTACCCGCCGTCGCGCGCGGACGGACGGCGTCCGACCGGCCCTCCGCGAGGCGGCGGCCGAACTATATTGGGGTGGTCTTCGGCGGCTCGACCGACTCTGGACCGTGGCGCCGACAGTGTACGAGCGGGACTGGGCCGTCCTGATCGTGCTCGACGGCTGTCGGTACGACCTTATGGCCGAGATCGCGGACGAGTACGCGTTTCTTGACGCGCCCGGTCGAATCGCTTCGCCGGCGAGTCAGTCGCGCGAGTGGATCGCACAGACGTTTACGGCCGATCACCGGGCTGCGATGGCCGGGACGGCGTACGTCTCGGCCAACCCCTACACCGACGCGCTCTCTCCGGCGGATTTCCTGTTGCTCGACGAGGTCTGGCGCTCCGTGTGGGACGACGAACTGGGTACCGTCCCCGCCCGTCCGGTGACCGATCGGGCGATCGACGCGGCGCGGAGGCACGACCCCGATCGTTTGCTCGTTCACTACATGCAACCGCACTTTCCCTCCGTTCCCGATCCCGCGATCGAATCGCCGTATCGTCGTGGTGATCCGGGGTGGCAACCCGGCCACGTCTGGAGTCAACTCGAAGCGGGTGCGGTCACTCGAGAGCGCGTGTGGCGGGCGTACCGCGAGAACCTCCGGTACGTCCTGGACGAGGTGGCCCTCCTGCTCGAAAACGTCGACGGTACGCGCGTCGCGATCACGGCGGACCACGGCAACGCCGTCGGCGAGTGGGGCGCCTACGGGCACCCACCGCGCATGCCGCTGCCGAGTCTGCACCTCGTCCCCTGGTACGAGACGATGGCGATCGATCGAGGGACACACGAACCCGCCCAGTACACGGATCGCGAGACGGACCTCGCGGTGACCGAAAAGCTCCGTGAGTTGGGTTACCTCGGCGAGTGA
- a CDS encoding glycosyltransferase family 4 protein has product MNDDIRNSILYITHHYPPETGAGATRADELSKRWATSGDDVTILTSVPHYPEGTVDSAYTNGWIQRENRGDVSAVYLKTFGVSPDDSFIKRGLEAIWFAVFSTLVGLWLGRFDTVLATCPQPLTGLSGWVISSVRRSTFIYEVRDLWPESLVATGSDPGHPAIRTLDATTNFIYRRADAIVVVAEGMTDVVVSAGAHHDDVYVHRNGIDPSFFEGQQSDVAVCEGDVELSEAFVVSYIGTVGAAQGIDVLLDVAEQLESAEEHDDIVFALVGFGDQYDTLRREATERNLANMIFYGKRPKAEVPAFLEVTDVSFVHLLKRDLFEYAIPSKIFEAMVAGNPIVLGVQGEAARIVSDAEAGIPVTPEDPDAIREAILELYEDQDEREARGSNGASYVLNHFTWDAISDAYRETINTVMVNNRR; this is encoded by the coding sequence ATGAATGACGATATTCGCAACTCCATACTGTATATCACTCATCATTACCCTCCCGAAACTGGTGCTGGTGCCACCCGAGCCGATGAACTCTCGAAGCGGTGGGCTACCTCCGGTGACGATGTTACTATTCTCACTTCTGTCCCTCACTATCCAGAGGGCACTGTCGACTCAGCATATACAAACGGATGGATTCAGCGAGAAAACCGAGGGGATGTCTCTGCCGTTTATTTAAAGACGTTCGGAGTTTCGCCGGACGATTCCTTCATCAAGCGGGGGTTGGAGGCCATTTGGTTCGCCGTATTCAGCACACTCGTAGGACTCTGGTTAGGTCGATTTGACACCGTACTGGCGACCTGCCCGCAACCCCTAACCGGACTTAGTGGATGGGTCATATCGAGTGTTCGTCGTTCGACGTTCATTTACGAAGTCCGAGACTTGTGGCCTGAATCTCTCGTTGCGACAGGTTCTGATCCAGGTCATCCTGCAATACGGACTCTCGATGCTACTACCAATTTCATCTATAGACGGGCTGATGCGATAGTGGTCGTTGCTGAAGGAATGACCGACGTGGTCGTCTCAGCTGGCGCGCACCATGACGACGTGTACGTCCATCGGAACGGGATCGATCCATCCTTTTTCGAGGGCCAACAGTCTGATGTTGCGGTATGTGAAGGAGATGTTGAACTTTCTGAGGCATTTGTTGTTTCGTATATCGGAACTGTTGGAGCAGCCCAGGGAATCGATGTCCTGCTAGACGTCGCTGAGCAACTCGAGTCAGCCGAAGAACACGACGATATCGTTTTTGCACTCGTCGGGTTTGGCGATCAATACGACACATTACGACGTGAGGCCACTGAGAGGAATCTTGCCAATATGATTTTCTACGGCAAGCGGCCCAAAGCAGAGGTACCTGCCTTTTTGGAGGTGACAGATGTCTCCTTCGTTCATCTTCTAAAACGTGACCTCTTTGAGTATGCAATTCCCTCGAAAATATTTGAGGCGATGGTCGCCGGAAATCCGATTGTTCTGGGTGTCCAGGGGGAAGCTGCACGGATTGTTAGTGATGCGGAGGCAGGCATTCCAGTAACTCCGGAAGATCCGGATGCCATCCGGGAAGCAATACTCGAACTGTACGAAGATCAAGATGAAAGAGAGGCTCGCGGGTCGAACGGTGCCAGCTATGTTCTGAACCACTTCACATGGGATGCTATCAGCGATGCATACAGAGAGACGATCAATACTGTGATGGTAAATAACCGTAGATGA